The Desulfurococcaceae archaeon DNA window ACCACTATAGATTACCCTAATTACCCTAGTCTGGCGCTATGATGAGGCCTCCGCAAACGAGCGAGCAGTACGGACCACAGAAGTTGGGCTCTCTCACATTTATTTTACTCTTCTCGAGGACTATAATGCGTGTTTTAACCTTCATTTTCACCCCCACTACCTACTGTGGTATGCGGCCTTATAAACGTTTCGAGTATTTCCGAATAACCAAAACTACTAATTTATAAAGCCCTAATTAGCTATCGAAGTCATTAGTAAGATACTGGGGGGAGTTGTGAGCGGCGATCCGGTGGGTGAGTACAGTAAGCGCGTATTCATAGGAACACATGGTTTGTTTACCAGGGGGCTTGCCACGTTGGAGAATCCCACGAGAAAGGCGATAGTGTACTTGCTGGCAATGCGCGGGCCTCTCACGCTTAAGGAGCTCTCAGAAGAGCTGAATTTAGCACCTTCAACGGTTCACGAGCACCTCAGGAGGTTAAAGGAAATCGGTTTCATCGAAGAGGCATCGGAGCACCCCAAGAAGTTTAAAGTCGAAATTTACTATAGGTTAACGCTACCATACATATTGTTCAGCGAGCTGTCCTCTCTGAGGGAACGCTTATCTACGCAGATAGATGTCCTTAAAAAGCACGTAGCTGGCCTAATCGACGAAATAGGGGGTATTCTAGCAGAGAGATCTGAGCTCAAGTGCCTGGAGACCGTGCCGGAACATCTCAGGAAAAAGGTGCTACGTAACCTCTCACTGGCGTTGGTAGTACAGGCCTCAGTCATTATTCTAAGGGAGCTCGCTGGGGAGTCTTTTGTTTACGCTTTAATCAACGACTTGGAGGACTAGCAGCGAGCTGTTCTACTGCTTAATCACCTGCATCACGTTCTGCGCTTTTACCCGCTTCACGTTCCCCGCCTTTAGTCCGTGCGCTATTAGTGCCAGCGCTATCGTCGCGTCAACGTGCACCATCTTCTTCTTCGCTAGTGGTGATACCTTGCCCCAGCTCACCGCCTCTTCTAGTGTTGCCCCGCTTAAACCACCCCATTGCGGCATATCCGTTGTGAATTGCACTATGTACTCGAATCCCTTATAGTAGTCTTGTACTCTGTCCTCGTACTCCGCTATTAGCGTCTGTGCTACCGTTACGAGGTTGACGTAGTCCTTGGGTACGCCTCCACCAACGTATATCGCGGACAGCTTCTTACTGCGTCTTCCGATCTCCACTAGCTGGTGGAAGTCCTTCACCATGTCCAGCACTACTCTCTTGCCCTTCCTGTACGCTAGTAGAAGCGCCATGCCGTAAGCGCTATCTACGAGCGCCGGCGAGAATACAGGTACCTCCGCCCTGTACGCTGCGGCCACTATGCTGTCAACGCCCTTTTCAGTGAGGTACTTGCCGAACTCGTGAAGGAACTCAGCCGTCGAGTACACGCCGTCTGGTAGTGTCTCCACGAAGTCCTTTATCAGCAGCTCCATTCTCCTGTAGTCCACTTCGCTCGCGACTGTGTCGTAGAATCGGTCATACTTGAGTTTTAACAGCATCTCATCATCTATGCATGGGTGTACTTTGTAGTACTTGAAGCCCATCGCTTCGTACACGTCTTCGCTTATGATAGCGCCCGTGGACACTACCACGTCTACGTACCTTTCCTCGATGAGCCACCTGATGATCTTCCACATTCCGGCCGTGCTCATCGAACCTGCTAATCCGAGGAAAATTGTGCTGTCGGGGTCTTTGAACATCTCTATTAGTACCTTGTAGGCTTCACCGAGAGCGCGCCCTTGAAAAGAACAGTTAGACATCTCTAGTAGTAGCTCGTGCACGCTCCGATCCTTCACTTCGAGGGCCCTTACTACGCCATATGCGAAGTGGGGCATTTCACCTCTCAAGGTTAACACCCTTGTTAACTAGGAGAGCTGGGTATTTAAAGTGGAGTGCTAGGGAGTGCCGCCGCCGGGATTTGAACCCGGGGCAACCGGATCTCTCCTAGGCCGACTCCGCACGCACTCGTAAGCCCGTATGAGTCCGGCGCTCTGCCAGGCTGAGCTACGGCGGCGCCCCCATTCTATGTATAATGAGTTTCCTTATAAATGCTGTCATCTACGGGGCGCCGCGAACTCCGCTATTACTAGCCCCCTCGTGAACTCCACTCTTCCAATCTGCGTGTCGAGCCCCTCTAGGATACCCCTTATGAACTCCGCCAGGTAGGCCGTGTCCTCTTCGTTAAGTGCTGGCGATACGCAGCGTAGCTTATAGAAGTCTCCCCCATCGCTGACCTCCACCTCGCTCAGATCCCACCTGGATACTTCAAGGAGTGCCTTGAGGGTCTTGACGGGGCTTCCCGACGTTTCCCGTAGGTACATTCCATAGGCCTTACCGGCCTCGCGCCACCTCTTTAGCTTTTCTTCCCGCGTAGTACACGTGTAGCTCTCGAAGCACTCCAGTACCGGTTTGGGCGTGAAAACCCCTCCAAGGGCCTTGAGGTACTTGAACGCCTTCAGCGTTTCCAGCGCTTCTTCGAAGCTGTAACCCAGCTCGTTTACTTTTAGAAAGTGGCTTATAGAGTACTCTACTAGCTTGCTGATGGGTGTACCGCTTCTCCTGGCTACTTCGATGAGCCTGTCTACGAGGCTTTTGGGAACGTATACTAGCTTCTTTTCCTCCCTCTCACCGCTCACTTTACCACCTTCTTCTCGAAGACGACCTTAACGACGCCAGCCGCTTCAACCGTTCCCGCAAAGGAGTACTCGAACTCTTCAAGAGCTCCTTTAAGCATCTCCACCACCAGCTTCGCGAGGTTGCCCGTTAGCTCGGGCCCTGCGATGACCAGGTCTAGGTGGTTATCGCTAACGTGCACTAATACCTCGCCAAGCCAGCTGAAGGCGCTTTCGAGGTCTTTTACTAGCGTGTTTAAGGGGTCTTTCACGTCGAGACTCCTGTAGTACTTGCCTAGTCTCGCACCTACGCTAAGCCACCTGCCCGCGTGGCTTTCAGCACCTTTCTCGTACACTTCCCTCACGGCGTGGTCCCAGAGCTCTCTGGGTACCAGTACGTATCCTGCCCGGCGCACTCTGTCGTAGAAGAGTAGTTTTTCGAGCACGCTTTGAATGTTCACGCCCAGTTCTTCGAGCTTAATGTACGATTCAAAGACGTCGTTTACTAGGCTGTAGAGGCTCGTGCCCTTTTCATTGGCAATGGCCATTAACCGGTCCACTAGATCGCGCCTAGCAAAAAGCGACTTCCTCTCGTTGATGACCGGCAAGTAAAGCACCCAGGTATTAGTAGTAGTGATCTAGTATATAAGCGTGTTAGGGTAGCGCAGGCCATTTTATTCAGCTAGTTTTAGGTAAGTGCAAGGAGCTAGGAGTATGTGTATTTTAAAAAGAGAGAAGAAAAAGTACGTGGTTTGTCTTCAAGGCCTACCCGGCTATTTTCCTGCGTACCGTTATTACCGTAAACGCCGCTAGCGCCGCCGAGATTATCGAGAACACTACTGCAACCCATATGGCAGCTGATAGTCCCGGTAGAGTGCCCGTTGCATCTTTAACCGCCGACACGTCGCCCTTCACAGCCGCTACGTCTGTTTGTATGGTCGGTACTCTGCCCTTGACGTCGCTCACGTCGGCCTTGATCGTGCCAACGTCGGTCTTAATGGTTGCCACGTTGCCGTCAATCCTCTCCACCACGCCCGTAAGCTCTCCCACAGCTGTCTGTATTTTTGCAACCCCGTCCTTGATGTCCGTTACAACGGGCTTAATTGCCGACACGTCAGCCTTGATATCGCCTACCGCGGTCTTGATCGTTACGACGTCGCCGCTTATGCTCGTTATTGTCGGCTTAATGGCCGATAAGTCCGCCTTAATGTCTCCCACATCAGTCTTGATGGTCGCTATAGTGCCGTTAATAGCTGTTAACACAGCGTTACCTGACTCAACAAGGCTTCTAATGGTGGTGACGCTCGCTTCAACCGCGCCAACTCTCGTTAGTAGGGTTGCCACGTTACCTCTAATTTCAGTTATCACGGGTTCCAGCGCGGTGATTCTGGCTCTGATGTCACCTACAGTTGTCTTTATCTCGGCCACGTCGCCTTTAATAGCTGTTAACACAGCGTTACCTGACTCAATTAAGTTCTTGATGTCATCTACCTTAGCTTCGATCGTGCCGATCTTCGTTAGTAGAGTTGCCACGTTACCTCTAATTTCAGTTATCACGGGTTCTAGAGCTGATAGTTTAGCCTTGATCTCGCCTACGTCGCTCTTAACCACTACGAGGTCGCCGATTATCGTGTCGACTTTTCCGGCTAGTACGTCTATTTTGAGTACGCTTTCACATATGGTGTCCCCAGTACATACTACTCTGAAGGTTATGTAGTCGCGGAGTACCCTGTTACCAACACCCGTTGCCGGCGCCGTGTTTTCGTAAAGTGCAACGGCGTGCACTCCTGGCCTGAAGCCGGCTGCAAATAGGGTTATGCTGATACGCCCGCACGAATCACACCTGAGGTCTGGGAACAGTAGCTGGTTGTCAACGGCAAACGTGTAAGTCGTGTCATCGTCTAAGCCCGTACCCGTAACGGATACTGCCCTACCATCACCTGGGAACTCCGCGGGAGTGACCGCTAGTTTCGGCAGTACCCTGAAGTACGCGTAGGATATCGTTGGAGTGCCTGTGCAGTTCCAGTAATTGGCGCATGCCACTATGAGGCGCAGTCCACCGGCATCAAAGGGTACAGTGAAGGTCACCGTTACATTGAACCGGCCGTCCGGCCCCGTTGTGCCGTTAGCTACATTAACATAAAGCCCAGACACATACGCATATCCTGGTATTGAAGTTGTCGGCTTTCCAACAATGCCCGGTGTGAGGGGACACTCGTATTCCCACCATATACCAACGAGTGTGTTTGCCGGGAACCCGTACACTCTAACCTCTACTGTGTCGCCTATCCTGCCGGAGGTCGGTATTACTATCATCGTCGGATTCACGTATATGTTAAACGTGTAGTACACTCCGGCGTTTTCGGCCCTAACAGTGTGTATTCCTACCGATAGCTCGGGTACCGTTAGTGTCGCGTTAAAGAACCCTGTGGCATTTACGGTGGCTTCGCCTATTAGGGTAGTACCGATGTAGAACTTCACCTTGTCAGCCGGGTTCCACCAGGAGCCAGCTACGACGATTGTATCAAATACGTACACGTTCACAGTTAGTGACGCATTACCGGAGCCCTGCATTAGGCTTACAAATCGTTGCGCTACATGGCCGTAAGTCACTGACCTCAGCTCCACGAAGGTCCTCGCGTACTCTCTGTAAGAGACAGTGCCGACAGTGCCCCAGGCGGATATGTTGTAGAGGACGGTGATATCCAGATCAGCGTAGGGAACACTGGTGTTAGTGCCCACCCAGTTCATTAGCAGGTCTATTACTCTGAACGTGTAAGTGAACCTGCCCTGCGCGTCAGTCCACACCTGGCCTACTAGTACATTTGTCACGTTTTCGGGAGGTATACCAGTTGCCCCCGTGTACGTTACACCGGTATACGTTATGTTTACTAGCGCGTTTGGCCTTAGAGCTACACCTCTAATAGTCACTAACGCGCCGCCAGGACCTGACCTGGGCGTTATGTCTATGGAGCCCAGTATGTCTACCGTTTGCTGCGTTACGGCTACGGCGGTTGCAGTGCCATCAAACACCTTGATATACCTGTACTCTACTGTGATGTCGAAGGGTATTGGGCCTACCACTACAACTGCGTTCTGGTACGTTGCGCCTGCAACGGGGTCTGTGAGCGGCCCTGTCACGATGCCTATGTGGAACATTCCTTCACCGCCCTTGAGTACGGGGTTTCTAATAGTCTTGTTTGCTAGTGGCGAGAACAGCTCGGTCAGGTAAAACGGCCTAGCATACATGATGTCGTCTGGGCTTAGTGCTGAGTAACCGTCTTTACTGATGTAGAGGTCGAACTGCGCGCCGTCGAATGACACGAAGCGTTGCTCTGTGGGTTGATATAGGTCTAAGACGAACACTATTGTGAAGTACCAGTAGTAGCCCGTAGCGGGTGTGGGGACGTCTACACCGTCTACCTTTTCAACGAACATCTCTCCGGCTCTGACCGACACGTTAGAGCTTGCGATTATTATTTGATCACAAGATTGTATTACTCCAGTGCTGGGATCGGGCAGGCAGTGGAGTGCCGCTAACCTGGGGTTTCCTCGTGCAGCGTACACTACTGGCATGTTTACTAGTAGCGGTGTTACGGCTACGAGCAGTGAGAGGGCTACGAGCACTAGTAGGGGTATTGAGGTTACCTTATGGAATACTTCCCTATTCATGGATACACCTCACTCGAAAAATACGTATAGCGAGCTTGGTATTTAAACCCCATGTCTACACCTTCTTGGCACACTCCTAGATCTGTATACAATGGGCGACCCGGCGGCTGCCT harbors:
- a CDS encoding winged helix-turn-helix domain-containing protein, producing the protein MSGDPVGEYSKRVFIGTHGLFTRGLATLENPTRKAIVYLLAMRGPLTLKELSEELNLAPSTVHEHLRRLKEIGFIEEASEHPKKFKVEIYYRLTLPYILFSELSSLRERLSTQIDVLKKHVAGLIDEIGGILAERSELKCLETVPEHLRKKVLRNLSLALVVQASVIILRELAGESFVYALINDLED
- a CDS encoding deoxyhypusine synthase, whose product is MPHFAYGVVRALEVKDRSVHELLLEMSNCSFQGRALGEAYKVLIEMFKDPDSTIFLGLAGSMSTAGMWKIIRWLIEERYVDVVVSTGAIISEDVYEAMGFKYYKVHPCIDDEMLLKLKYDRFYDTVASEVDYRRMELLIKDFVETLPDGVYSTAEFLHEFGKYLTEKGVDSIVAAAYRAEVPVFSPALVDSAYGMALLLAYRKGKRVVLDMVKDFHQLVEIGRRSKKLSAIYVGGGVPKDYVNLVTVAQTLIAEYEDRVQDYYKGFEYIVQFTTDMPQWGGLSGATLEEAVSWGKVSPLAKKKMVHVDATIALALIAHGLKAGNVKRVKAQNVMQVIKQ